A window of Rufibacter sp. LB8 contains these coding sequences:
- a CDS encoding zeta toxin family protein has translation MPNLYIISGCNGAGKTTASFTVLPEMLDCQEFVNADEIARGLSPFQPEKVAIEAGRIMLHRIEELLNKKTDFALETTLATRSYAQTIKKAKQVGYHINLVYFWLNSPELAIARVKKRVAEGGHHIPEDVIKRRYTRGIDNLFKLFLPICDFWMVIDNSQTPYSIVAERQEEQEVNIQDKEVWEKLKTLSHG, from the coding sequence ATGCCTAACTTATATATCATTTCTGGGTGTAACGGGGCAGGCAAGACAACTGCTTCTTTCACCGTTCTGCCTGAAATGTTAGACTGCCAGGAGTTTGTCAACGCTGATGAGATTGCCCGCGGACTTTCGCCTTTTCAGCCAGAGAAAGTAGCCATTGAGGCGGGCAGGATCATGCTCCATAGGATTGAAGAACTTCTGAACAAGAAAACTGACTTTGCTTTAGAAACAACCTTGGCTACCAGAAGCTACGCGCAGACTATCAAAAAAGCGAAACAGGTTGGCTATCATATCAATTTGGTTTACTTTTGGTTAAACTCACCAGAGCTTGCCATTGCCAGAGTTAAGAAAAGAGTAGCTGAAGGTGGGCACCATATTCCGGAAGACGTTATCAAGCGTAGGTATACCAGGGGAATTGACAACCTTTTCAAACTATTCCTCCCAATCTGTGATTTCTGGATGGTGATTGATAATTCTCAGACCCCGTATAGCATAGTAGCGGAAAGGCAGGAAGAACAAGAGGTAAACATTCAAGACAAAGAAGTCTGGGAGAAGCTTAAAACACTAAGCCATGGCTAG
- a CDS encoding GNAT family N-acetyltransferase → MLQLLTRNQIDSTQWEACLARAENSLVYAHAWYLDVVCQKKWHAIIEVQNGQYASLFPVPVTSFLGRKIVPLPLFAQQLGLFLTRESQQRNPAAYLNLLAQTYDEAVYQMPAQNFEPTNVDSRWQWRHRPNYELTLSEPYDVLRQRYSSNDLKRNLKKAAAAQLEKKPATSMKCLIQLFRLNKGLELTDLKERHYRRLEKLFQRAQQAGVGQVWEAWHEDQVVAAAFFLRTPQRTTYLFGASNKRGRKVAAMAFLLDLAIREEASTGKTFDFEGSEIPSVAKFYSYFGATPVPYVSLSLQPIPSATQWILNAFTSLRKRLR, encoded by the coding sequence ATGCTGCAATTGCTCACCAGAAACCAGATTGATAGTACCCAATGGGAAGCCTGCCTGGCCAGGGCCGAAAACTCTTTGGTATATGCGCACGCCTGGTATTTAGATGTAGTCTGCCAGAAAAAGTGGCACGCCATCATTGAAGTGCAGAACGGCCAATACGCGTCGCTTTTCCCTGTGCCGGTGACGTCTTTTTTAGGCCGAAAAATTGTGCCCTTGCCGTTGTTTGCGCAGCAGTTGGGTTTGTTTCTGACCAGGGAAAGCCAACAGAGAAACCCAGCCGCGTATCTGAATCTTCTGGCTCAGACGTATGACGAGGCGGTTTACCAGATGCCGGCCCAAAACTTCGAGCCAACTAATGTAGACTCACGCTGGCAATGGCGACACCGCCCGAACTACGAATTGACTTTAAGTGAACCGTATGACGTGTTGCGTCAGCGGTATTCCTCCAATGACTTAAAGCGGAACCTCAAAAAAGCCGCCGCCGCGCAGCTGGAGAAAAAACCGGCCACGTCTATGAAATGCCTGATTCAACTGTTCAGGTTGAACAAAGGGCTGGAGTTGACCGATTTGAAAGAGCGCCACTACCGCCGTTTGGAGAAACTTTTCCAGCGGGCGCAACAGGCGGGGGTGGGCCAGGTCTGGGAAGCGTGGCACGAAGACCAGGTAGTGGCCGCCGCCTTTTTCCTGCGCACGCCGCAGCGCACCACTTACCTGTTTGGAGCCAGCAACAAACGCGGCCGAAAAGTAGCCGCCATGGCCTTTCTGCTGGATTTAGCCATACGCGAAGAAGCAAGCACGGGCAAAACGTTCGACTTTGAGGGCAGCGAAATCCCGAGCGTGGCGAAATTCTATTCTTATTTTGGCGCGACGCCCGTGCCGTATGTATCTTTAAGCCTGCAACCTATACCTTCGGCCACCCAATGGATTCTAAACGCCTTCACATCCTTACGCAAACGCCTTCGTTAG
- a CDS encoding ABC transporter ATP-binding protein, translating into MKTYFRILSFARPFSQYVPWYALVTLLATIFGVMNFTLLAPLMSVLFDQVQEPQAILTAPPAFELSFDWPKQFFNYYFGQVVRAQGTMGALKFICFLLIGSVLLSNIFKYIGLRIEGEVRAKVVKNLRQQVYERITQLQLGFFSNQRKGNIMSTLTNDVQEVENSVVSTLNVLFREPFYLFGYFGVLFYLSPQLTFFSLLVLPASGLVISSIAKKLKRQSTEGQESLGTILGIIDETLSGLRVIKGFNAQPYVIQKFKQSNDRYAHIITSMNNKRSLASPFSEFMGVGVVAGILYFGGSLVLAGESELTGPKLVAYLALFSQVLVPVKAISNAFSNIQRGLVAGDRVLTLMDTQPLIRDKPDAKVLPTFTQEIEFKNVGFKYADDPILQHINLRIPKGKTVALVGPSGGGKSTLADLLPRFYDPTEGAILIDGTDLRDCSLHSVRAQMGIVTQESILFNDTIFNNIAFNKTDATEEEVIAAAKIANAHEFIVNSPNGYQTVIGDRGGKLSGGQRQRLSIARAILKNPPILIMDEATSALDTESEKLVQEALTNLMKNRTSLVIAHRLSTIQHADEIIVIQGGSIVERGNHAQLVQQGGLYYKLTQMQNM; encoded by the coding sequence ATGAAAACGTATTTCCGCATTCTTAGCTTTGCCAGGCCGTTCAGCCAGTATGTGCCGTGGTATGCCCTTGTCACGCTGCTGGCCACCATTTTTGGGGTCATGAACTTCACCTTGCTGGCACCTTTGATGTCGGTGCTCTTTGACCAGGTACAAGAGCCACAGGCAATCCTTACCGCCCCGCCGGCCTTTGAGCTTTCCTTTGACTGGCCGAAGCAGTTCTTCAACTATTATTTTGGGCAGGTAGTGCGCGCTCAGGGCACCATGGGGGCGCTTAAATTCATCTGTTTTCTGTTGATCGGGTCTGTGCTGCTCTCCAATATATTCAAGTACATAGGGCTTAGAATTGAAGGCGAAGTGCGGGCCAAAGTAGTCAAAAACCTTCGGCAACAGGTATATGAACGCATCACGCAGCTGCAGTTGGGCTTTTTCTCAAACCAACGCAAAGGCAACATCATGTCTACGCTCACCAATGACGTGCAAGAGGTGGAGAACTCCGTGGTGAGCACGCTCAACGTATTGTTCAGGGAGCCTTTCTATCTGTTCGGGTATTTTGGGGTATTGTTTTACCTGTCACCCCAATTGACTTTCTTCAGTTTGCTGGTGTTGCCGGCCTCTGGCCTGGTGATTTCCAGCATCGCCAAAAAACTCAAAAGGCAATCTACGGAAGGCCAGGAATCTCTGGGCACCATTCTGGGCATTATTGATGAAACCTTGAGCGGTCTGCGGGTGATCAAGGGGTTCAATGCCCAGCCCTACGTGATTCAAAAGTTCAAGCAGAGCAATGACCGTTATGCCCACATCATCACGTCTATGAACAACAAACGCAGCCTGGCCTCGCCGTTCTCAGAGTTTATGGGCGTGGGCGTGGTGGCGGGCATCCTCTATTTTGGCGGCTCCCTGGTGCTCGCAGGCGAGTCTGAGCTGACAGGACCCAAATTAGTGGCTTACTTGGCGCTGTTCTCGCAGGTGTTGGTGCCCGTGAAAGCCATCTCCAACGCGTTCAGCAATATTCAGCGGGGTTTGGTGGCCGGTGACCGCGTGCTGACCTTGATGGACACCCAACCACTCATCAGAGACAAGCCAGACGCCAAAGTGCTGCCCACGTTCACCCAGGAGATTGAGTTCAAAAACGTTGGTTTTAAGTACGCCGATGACCCAATCCTGCAGCACATAAACCTGCGCATTCCCAAAGGGAAAACAGTGGCACTGGTAGGACCATCTGGTGGCGGAAAGTCTACGCTGGCCGATCTGTTGCCCCGTTTTTATGACCCCACCGAAGGCGCTATTTTGATTGACGGCACAGACCTGCGGGATTGTTCTTTGCATTCTGTACGGGCCCAGATGGGCATTGTGACCCAGGAATCCATCTTGTTCAATGACACCATCTTCAACAACATTGCTTTCAACAAGACAGACGCCACCGAAGAAGAAGTCATAGCCGCCGCCAAAATTGCTAACGCGCACGAGTTCATCGTGAATTCGCCCAACGGCTACCAGACCGTGATTGGCGACCGCGGCGGGAAACTATCTGGTGGCCAGCGCCAGCGCCTGAGCATTGCCCGCGCCATTCTCAAGAACCCGCCCATCTTGATCATGGATGAAGCCACCTCGGCGCTGGACACGGAATCTGAGAAACTGGTGCAGGAAGCCTTGACTAACCTCATGAAAAACCGCACGTCCCTGGTCATTGCGCACCGCCTGAGCACCATTCAGCACGCAGATGAGATCATTGTGATACAGGGCGGCAGCATTGTAGAACGCGGCAACCACGCGCAACTGGTGCAGCAAGGCGGCCTGTACTACAAACTCACCCAAATGCAAAACATGTAA
- the lpcA gene encoding D-sedoheptulose 7-phosphate isomerase produces the protein MTSYSALITTELQQAQQVLTDFLAQPATLSAIEQAALLMGQSLKNGGKILSCGNGGSMCDAMHFAEELTGRYRENRAPMAAISISDPSHLSCVSNDYGYQDVFSRYVEALAKPEDVLLAISTSGNSGNALKAAEAAKKIGAKVVSLTGKDGGQLAALSDVEIRVPHFGYADRIQEIHIKVIHILILLLEKQMSH, from the coding sequence ATGACCTCATATTCCGCCCTCATCACTACAGAATTGCAGCAGGCCCAACAGGTGCTCACAGATTTTCTGGCGCAGCCTGCCACGCTCTCTGCCATTGAACAAGCCGCCCTGCTCATGGGCCAAAGCCTTAAAAACGGTGGTAAAATCTTGTCCTGCGGCAACGGCGGTTCCATGTGTGATGCCATGCACTTCGCCGAGGAACTCACCGGCCGCTACCGCGAAAACCGGGCACCCATGGCGGCCATCTCCATCTCAGACCCCAGCCATTTGAGCTGCGTGTCCAATGACTACGGGTACCAAGATGTGTTCTCGCGTTACGTAGAGGCCCTGGCCAAGCCCGAGGATGTGTTGCTGGCCATCAGTACGTCTGGCAACTCGGGCAATGCCTTGAAAGCCGCCGAGGCCGCCAAGAAAATTGGGGCCAAAGTAGTGAGTTTGACCGGCAAAGACGGCGGACAGCTGGCTGCGCTCAGCGATGTGGAGATTCGCGTCCCCCATTTCGGCTACGCCGATAGAATTCAGGAAATCC